A segment of the Synechococcus sp. MEDNS5 genome:
CGAGCTCGAGGATCGGCTGCCCTGCCTTCACTCGCTCACCGTCGCTGGCCAGCACTTTCACCACACGCCCATCGGTTTCAGGCCTCAGCGACACCGTGGTGGTGGACTCCAGCACACTGATCGCTTCAATGCTCGGCTGGAAATTAGCCTCAGCGATGCTGGCCGTTTTGACCGTGAGGAGCTTTTTAGCCTGAGTTTTCGGCTTGCCACATCCAACGAGCAACGTCGCAGCCGTGAGGGTCAGCGCCAGGGTTCGCTGCACAGTGAGGTGGTTTCGCTTCGCGGAACCTACCTGTTTTTCATAGGGCCGTCGGTGGTTGTGTGGGGCTGTTGGCAGGCAGTGCGCGTTGGCAGGCAGTGAGCGTTGGCAAGCTGTGGGTGATGGGACTTGCTCGTTGGTTGTGCTGAATTGATCAGTAGCGGTGAACAGACGGCAACTCCACGCCAAACACAACGTTTTTCACAGCTTTTCCACAAGCCTCTTCGTGCGGATCGTCGGCCAGAGGAGGCCTCGGTCTGGCGCCAGGGGAAAAGCAGCTTTCCCCTTGACGGGAAGAGCAAAAACAATTTTGCGCTGTATTCCATGACACAGATGTTGCAACTGAAGCCAGTGCTGGACAGCTTTTTGCGGATTCGAGAGCAAGCAAGTCGAAGTGAGTCCGGCTTTTTGACATCACTGCAGGTGTCGTGGCGTGATGGTGTCGTTGACGACGAAGGTTTGAGTTGCACGAGACGCCCGATGCGATGCCAGTCCACGTGAGTGTGGAAAACCAGATGCCTGAGGATTTGCATCGCGCCATGGGGGTGTTCATCGAGGAGCACCCCCAATGGGATCAGTACCGGCTGGTGCAGTCCGCCATTGCCGGCTTCCTGTTTCAGCAGGGTTGCAAGGATCGTGCAGTGGTTCAGCATTATCTGAGCGGCTTGTTCCAACGGGACGCCGGTTCCCATCAGATTGAGTCGTCCTGCTGACTCAGGTCGAGCGGGGAAGACGTGATCGGGGCACGATGCGCGACTGCGCTTCCTGCGTTGGTCGAGGCCAGCGTTTCATCATGGTGAGGTTGTGTATGGCCCAACCAGGCTTTTGTCTTTCTTGGGAATCGCCGGGCTTACGGCCCTGGGTTGGTGGCTGTCGCGCCGTTGGGTTTGGGGGCAAAAGCTGGGCGTCACCATGCTGGTGCTCCTGCTCGGTGTGGCGGTCCGCAATGGCCTCGGCTGGCAGCCGGACCCGCGGATTTCAGGCTGGGTCAGCGGCCCCCTGACCTCGCTGGCCATCGCTGAGCTTCTGCTCGCGATCAGGCTGAGAATCTTGTTGCTTCGGGCCCGGCCTCTGTTGCTCCTCTTTGGCGTTGTCGTGCTGGCCACCGTGGTGGGAGTTTTGGTGGGTGCCGTCGCGCTGGCGCAACCCCTCGGCGATCAGCGCTCCGAGCTCATGGGCCTCTACACCGCCACGTTTTCCGGTGGAAGCCTCAACCTTGTGGCGGTGGGGCGCATCTTGTCTCCGCCGGATGCCTTGCTGGCTTTGGCGACAGCCGCTGATCAGATTGTGTTCACGCTCTGGTTCGCGTTGAGCATTGGGTTTGGCCGCAGGGATCGCCTGAGGGCATCGCTGCAGACGCCGCCGCCGTTGGCTCTCTCGCCACCATCCACTGAGGCCCAACCCTCAAAGCGGGACTGGCTCATAGCGCTGCTCTGGGGCTTGAGTGCTGTTG
Coding sequences within it:
- a CDS encoding DUF2811 domain-containing protein, coding for MPVHVSVENQMPEDLHRAMGVFIEEHPQWDQYRLVQSAIAGFLFQQGCKDRAVVQHYLSGLFQRDAGSHQIESSC
- a CDS encoding DUF819 family protein — protein: MSFLGIAGLTALGWWLSRRWVWGQKLGVTMLVLLLGVAVRNGLGWQPDPRISGWVSGPLTSLAIAELLLAIRLRILLLRARPLLLLFGVVVLATVVGVLVGAVALAQPLGDQRSELMGLYTATFSGGSLNLVAVGRILSPPDALLALATAADQIVFTLWFALSIGFGRRDRLRASLQTPPPLALSPPSTEAQPSKRDWLIALLWGLSAVGLSHGLSQGLARIGVGVPFILVLTTVAVLAAQLPGPMTRRSCPDCGQLLIQPFFVVVGLSTPLAGVFSEGLWILVYAAIVVGMHAVVVLVLARCRVPMAEVLVASQAAIGGPSTALALATSLKRDDLAVPGVALGLLGYAIGTYLGVVMAAPGWF